Within Cellulophaga sp. L1A9, the genomic segment TTTGATATGTTAGCATACTCAAAGGAATAATAATATTAAAATATATATCATGAAAACTATCACATTATTTTTAGCACTTTTTTTAACTATTGCAATAGCTGCCCAAGAAACGACCCCAACATTTACTAAAGAGGGTAATAAAGTTATCGCGACGTATTTCCATGATAATGGAGCAGTTGCCCAAACTGGAGAATTCTTAAAAGGTAAATTACATGGGGAATGGACTATGTTTGATCAAGCTGGTGAAAAAGTAGCTAGTGGAGAATATTTAAATGGAAGAAAAACTGGATCTTGGTTTTTCTGGAAAGGTGAAGAATTACAGCAAGTAGATTTTGAAGATAGTAGAATTGTAGGTGTTACAACTCTAGATGCTAAAGGAGCTGTGGTTAGTAATAAATAACAATACCTAAAATATAACGTTAAGCCCTGATAAATTTTATCAGGGCTTTTTTAGTTTTAAATATTTCCTTTTGGTGTTAAAATCCCACGGATAAAATATAAGCTTACGGTTGTGTTAATTTCCTATGGAATCTCTTTTTGTAAGGGCGTATAATGCGCTAGGATAGGCAAAGGCATTACCAGGTATTAAAACTAGTAACCCCTCAAAAGCGCTGCTTTTGAGGGGTTATTTTATAAAATGAGGATTAGTTTTTCTCTTAGCTATTACTTTCTGCTACAGTACGATCTGAATTGCTTGCGAACTTAACTCGTAACCACATTTTAAACTTCATGATTAAGAAAAATAAAACAGGGACAAGGATTAAAGTTAAGAAGGTGGCTATTAACAGTCCGTATATTACAGTCCAAGCTAAAGGTCCCCAGAAAATTACATTATCTCCACCCATATAAATATTAGGATCAAAATCTGCAAAAAGCGTAAAGAAATTAATATTTAGACCAATGGCTAAAGGTATAAGTCCTAAAATTGTAGTGATTGCAGTTAATAATACAGGGCGTAAACGTGCTTTACCAGCTTTTACAATACTTTCAAATAAGTCATCTTCAGATAAATAATCACTTTCTTCTAAATCAAGATCATTTTTCTTTCTATCGATAAGCAATTGTGCATAATCAAGTAATACGACTCCATTATTTACTACAATTCCGGCAAGTGATATAATACCTACCATGGTCATCATAATAACAAAGGCACTACCAGAAATAACAATACCACCAAATACTCCGATGAAGCTTAAAAATATAGCAATCATGATTATTGCTGGTTTAGAAATAGAGTTAAACTGAAAAATTAGAATAAAGAATATTAATCCAAGACCCGTAAAAAATGCCCCCACTAAAAAGGCCATTTGCTTATTTTGTTCTTCGATTTGACCCGTATAATCAATCTCAACGCCCTTTGGGGTGTCTTCAAAACTTTTCATTTCATTTTGAATCTTAGAAACAATTGCTCCAGCATCGGTATGTCCAGGAGACATAGCAGAATATACTGTTACAACACGCTTGGTGTCTTTGTGCTTAATAGCACTGTAACCAGAGTTGTTGCTTTTCTTTGCTACAGCAGATAAAGGAACACTTATTAGTTGTCCTTTTGTATTTCTAAACGTAATGTTTTGATTGAATAATGCACTAGTGTTGTAGCGGTCTTCTTTATTAAAGCGCACATAAATGTCATAATCCTCTCCATCTTCTTTATAGATGCCTGCTTTAGAACCAAAAATAGAGTTCCGCAATTGTGTACCAACTTGAGCGGCACTAATCCCTAATTCTCCAGCTTTTTCTCGATCAATAACCACACGCATGGTAGGCTTATCTTTATTTACATCGATTTTTAGTTCATCAATGCCCGCAATATTTTTGGTGTTGATAAACTCCCGCATTTTTTCAGCAGTGGTAATCAATTCAAGATAATCATCTCCCTGAATTTCAATGTTAATCGGGGAACCTGCAGGTGGACCAGCAACATCTTTCTCAACAGAGATTAATACTCCGGGATAGATACCCACTAAAGCCTTTTGCACTTTTTGACGCAGTAACTCACTGTCTTCTCCACGACGGAATTTATACTCGCGCATTGAAGCTGTAATTTTTGCTTTATGTGGCATTTCAGCAGAAGAGCCACCATCTGTATTAGGGTTTCCAGCCCCTTCACCTACTTGTGATACGGCGCTTTCAACTAAAAAGTTGTAATCTCCATCTCTATAATCCTTAGCATTTACAACATCATAAACACGTTGTTCAATTTCTTTGGTAATTGTATTTGTTTTCTTTATATCTGTACCTTGTGGGTATTCTATATATACAATAATCTGATTCGGTTTATTGTCTGGGAAAAATTCAACCTTAGTACGTTGCGTACTTAATGATGCTCCAAAGGCAATAAAAGAAAGTATCAATAAAGCAAAAGTTCCAATGGTTAATAAAATTGGTTTTTTTCCAGAAAGTGCATTTCTCAATCGACCTTCATACCAATTTTCTAACTTTACTAATGCTTTAGTTTGGAAGCTATTAGCCCACTTACGTAAAAACATACGGTATACCCAAAGCATAATAGCTGTAAATATCATTAGGGTACCTAAACCTCTATAAGTACCACCAAATACTAAAATAAGAACACCAATACCAGCCATAATAGCTGTTGTTTTTATAATTTGTTTTATAGGCATGTCTTTATCATCAATACTCATAAATTGAGATACCAATACTGAGTTAAAGAAAATAGCAACAAATAAAGAAGACCCTAATACAACGGAGAGCGTTATGGGTAGTATTACCATGAATTCTCCCATAATACCAGGCCATAATCCTAAAGGTATAAAGGCAGCAACTGTTGTAGCTGTAGATATGATAATAGGGAAAGCAATTTCTCCAATTCCTTTTTTAGCAGCTTCGAGCCTACTCATACCTTCTTCATCCATAAGCCTGTATACGTTTTCTACAACGACAATACCGTTATCTACTAACATACCTAGCCCCATAATAAGTCCAAATAATACCATGGTATTTAAACTCTGCCCCAAAAGTTCCAGGATCATTAGAGACATAAACATAGACATTGGAATAGCAAACCCAACAAAGATGGCATTCTTAAATCCTAAGAAGAACATTAATACGGTTACCACTAAAATAACTCCAAAAATGATGTTGTTTACTAAGTCATCTACTTGACCAATAGTTACAGATGATTGATCATTAGCAATACTTATTTTTAAATCTTTAGGAAATTCGTTTTCAATAGCATCATCAACAATTACTCTAATTTGTTCAACAGCAATAACCATGTTTTTACCAGCTCTTTTTTTAACGTCTAGCATTACAACAGGTTCGCCATATTCACGAGCAAAGGTTGTTTTATCTTCTTCTTTAAATTTTACGGCAGCGACATCTTTTAAATATATAGCTTCACCATTTTCAGATTTTACTACAAAATTTTCTAGTTCAGATGGTTTGTCAATTTCACCAATAATACGAATTGTACGTCTTTGACCGCTTGCAATTAAGTTACCGGCAGACATCGTAACGTTACCATTATTTATAGCACCAATGATATCACTAAAAGTGATTTGAGCGGCCATCATTTTGTAAATATCTACGGCAACCTCAACTTCTTTTTCTTGGGCTCCTCGAATATCTACTTTCTTAATTTCAAGTAAATTCTCTATTTTATCCTGAAGGTATTCGCCATATTCTTTTAATTTATCAATTGGATAATCTCCAGAAATATTAATATTTAAAATAGGCATTTCTTCAGACAGACTGAGTTCAAAAACATCAGGTTTTACTTTAGCACCATTAAAACTAGGCCAGTCTTCTCCAGCTGTTTCTGTGTCAATTTCATCCTTAACTTTTTGCTTCGCTTGATCTACCGTGATATTTTCATCAAACTCCACAACGAGCATTCCGTAATCTTCTTGCGAGGTTGACGTTATTTCTACGACGTTACTAACCGTTTTAAGTTGATCTTCTAGGGGATCAATTATCAGTTTTTCTATATCTTCAGCGGTATTCCCAGGAAACACCGTGCTTACATATATTTTAGTTTCATTTACCTCAGGAAAATTTTCTCGGGGCATACTAAAGAATGCAGCAATACCTAAGTAGAAAATTACAGCAATAAGCACATACATGGTCGTCTTATTGGTTATGGCCCAAGAGGACCAAGCAAACTCCTTATCGACTTGCTTTTTATTTTTTTTATCAGTCATTAGTTGTTTGTTTTAATTTAAAGATTGATTACTTTAACTGTTTGTCCATCTTCTACGGTACGTGCACCTTCACTAATTATTTCCGCACCATTTTCTAAACCTTCTAAGACCTCAATAACATCATCTTGGGTCTTACCGGTTTTTATAATTACTTTCTTGGCAACACCTTCCTCGTTCGTATTTTTATCACTAACCAAATAAACGTATTGTTCCCCATCTGCATTTTCAGAAATAATACTCTGCGGGATTAGAACAGCATTTTCATTCGTATAATCATTGATCTTTAAACGAGCTGTTAAATTTGGTTTTACGCCAGATTCTTTTGATGGAATGCCAACCTCTACTTTAAACGTTCTATTTGATGGATTGATGAAATCTCCTGCTTGGCGAATTTTAGTGCTAATTGTTTTTCCAAGAATAGGAAACTCCACTTCTACGCTTTTACCTTTTGAAACATTGGTGATGTAATTTTCAGGAACATCTGTTTCAATATACATATTGTCTAAATTAACAATACGCATAATTTGAGATTGCCCTGCAGCTACAACACTACCTTGTTCTGTAATAACATCATCAATAGTACCGGAGAAAGGTGCTCTAATAACTGTTTTAGCTATCTGTTGTTGTAATTGTGCTACTGCTCTAGATTGTGCTTCGTAGGTAGATTTTGCTTGTAGAAATTGAATTTCACTACCTATTTGCTGATCCCATAAACGTTTTTGACGCTCAAATGTAGTTTTAGCCAATTCTGTTTGAATTTCTAATTGAGCAACTTGCTGACTTAAACCGCCATCATCAATCTTTCCTAAGATTTGACCCTTACGAACATTTTGGCCTTCCTTAACGTAAATGTTTGTTAGAATACCATTGTATTCAGGAGTAATTACCAAAAGGTCTTTAGTAGTTACGTTTCCTTGTAGTTCTAAATAGTGATTAAATACTTCGTTTTTAGCAGTGATTGTGGTAATTAAAGGAACCTTTTTAACCGTATCGTATTGCGCTAAAGCTTCATCTAGCTGTTTAATTTTATCATGAATTGTTTGTTGCTCTCCAACCAATTCAGCACGTTTAGATCTAATATCTTCAGGATTAGTAGTTGCTATAACGTCTTCTACTGACTTCTTTTTATCTCCACCACATGCTACAAGTATGATGGCGGCTGCGCTTGCTATTAATAATTTTTTCATTGTATATTTTTTCTAGTTGATTGTTTAATTGTAATTGGCTTAGTTATTAAGAACTACCTCTAATTCTGTTTTGGTGTTGATAACATCTACCATAGATTGTAAGTAGGTATTCTGCGCGTCGTATAATTGTAGCTGTGCTTGTCTTAGTTCAAAACTACTGGCTATTCCTTCAGAATATTTAATCTGATTTTTGTTTTCGATACGTTCCGCTAGCGCTAAGTTCTCTTTATATGTAGCATATTGTTCTACAGCTAAAATGTAATCACTTTGTGCTTTTTTAAGCTGAAGTTTTATTTGTTGTTCGGCCTCTGTTAATTGCGTTTTTGCTTTCTCTAATGCAATTTTTGCACGTTGCGTACTGGCACTTCTTTTTAGTGAGCTAAAAATAGGAATGCTAAGATCTACTCCAATAATTGAAAAATCATACCAATCTGACTCATTACCCAAAAAATTGAACTTGTCACTATATGCAGAGCTACCGTAGTTGATGTATGCATTTAATGTTGGTAAAGCTTTACTGCGCTGTAACTTTAACTCTAAAGCACGTTGCTCGTTTAAGTTCAATGCTATTTTATAATCTACATTGTTATTGAGATTAAATGAGGTGTCTGCAAAAGCTAAATCTGTTTCTTGTTTTGCTAAATCATCAAGATTATCAGATAATAAGGTTGGGTTATCAGTGGTAATACCCATGGTTAAATTCAACATTTGAAGTGTTATCACTTTTAAACGAGTTGCATTTTTAAGCTGATTTTCAACAGTAGATAATGTTATTTGCAATTGCTCAACACTTTCTTCTTCACCCAAACCATTTTCAAAAATTTTTTGAGTTTCATAAAGGTTCTTCTCCAATGTTGCAATATTGTTTTCTAAGATTTTTACACTCTCATCTGCTAAAAGAACATTGCCATAGGCTTGTACTACTGCTTTTTTGACTTCTAATTTGGTTTTCTCTTGATTGTTTTTACTGTAGGCAATAAAAGTTTTTGTGGCTTGAACACCCACAATGTAAGAGCCATCAAAAATTTGTTGACTAAGCGTAGCCGTTGCAGTTAAACTTTGAGGTTCGCTAAAAATTACGGGAGCAAAAGTACCTTCTTCTCCTCCAAAAAATTCAGCAGGGATTAGAGACACTGGTTGTTTTAACTGGTTTTGATAGCCAACTGCTCCACTTATTTGTGGCAAACCATCTGCTATTGTTTCCCATTTTTGTTTTTTAGCATCATCTATATCTCGGCCAGCATTTATGGCACTATAATTATGCTCTAGCGCATAATTAATAGCTTCCTCTAGGGTATAGCTATTTTGGGTCTCCTGAGCTATACCTATAGAAACACATAGTAGGGCAAGGAAGGTTAAAAAATAATTTTTCATCTGTTGCGTGTTATATTTAGTTTTTTAATATTTTTTTACTCGTGATTTGAATTTATAAGCTGATTCAAAATTTTTCTTCCATCTGGTGTGATAATTCCTCTAAGGTGATATTCTAAATACTCATCTTGTAATTTGTTAACAGGGAATAAATCTGGTGGAAATAAACTAAAATCTTTTATACTAGTCACTCCGGTAAAATAGATTCTAGAAACAAATTCAATATTTAAATTTGGTCTATAAATCCCCATATCAATACCCTTTTTTATATTGTTAATGACGCATAGACGCATCGCATCATATTGTTTGGATCTTAATGAGGAATATATTTTTGGGTAATATTTTTGCAATTGGTATTGAGGAGACGATTTTTCATCTTTTAAGTGTAGCATTACAAATTTCTTGATTTCTAAAAGTTCCTCAATAGGATTTTTTTGTAAAGCACAAATAGAATCAATACCGGTAGAAATAGAGCAAAAAAGTTGAAGCATACATTCTTCTACTAATTTTGTCTTATTTTCATAATTAGCATAAATGGTTTTTTTAGAAATACCCATTTCCTGGGCTAAATCATCCATAGTAACACTTTTAAACCCTAAAGTTAAAAACATTTCAGTTGCTTTTTCTAAAACTTTTTCTTTCATATTGGGTGCAAATGTAGTTCGGAAACTTTAAACACCAAAAAAGTTTCCAAAGTATTTACGATTATTTAACATTTGATTTCTTACACGCTTCATTTAAGAAACACTTTTGTGCTATTAACAAGGTTTAATGTATTTTTGAAAAAAAATTGCCACATGCAACGCATTGAAGATTACCGTAAAGAATTTATAGCTTATTTAGAACTAAATTTAGCGCTCAAAGAGCCTATTAATTTATACGAGCCTATTACTTATATTTTATCATTAGGAGGTAAGCGTTTGCGCCCTATTTTAACCTTAATGACAGCAGATATCTTTGGATCTGACTATAAGAAAGCTTTAGACGCTGCATTGGCGGTTGAGGTTTTTCATAACTTTTCATTAGTTCATGATGATATTATGGATGATGCTCCACTACGCAGAGGGAAAGCAACGGTTCATGAAAAATGGGATATTAATACAGGGATTCTTTCAGGAGATGCTATGTTGATTAATGCCTATCAGCTTTTTGAAAATTATGAAGGAGAGGTCTTTAGAAACTTAGCAAAGTTATTTAGTAAAACTGCTATTGAAGTTTGTGAGGGGCAACAGTATGATGTAGATTTTGAAACTAGAGATGATGTAACTATCCCTGAGTATTTAAAAATGATTGAATACAAAACAGCAGTCTTGGTAGGAGCGGCTATGAAAATGGGTGCAATTATTGCAAATGCTTCTATGGAAGGGCAAGAAAATATCTATGAATTTGGTAGAAATTTAGGAATTGCTTTTCAATTACAAGATGATTATTTAGATGCTTTTGGAGATCCTAAAACTTTTGGGAAACAAGTAGGCGGAGACATCATCGAGAATAAAAAAACGTTCTTATATTTAAAAGCTTTAGAACAATCTGCTCCTGAGCAGGTTAGTGAGTTAGAGCATTTGTTTTCTATTCAACCGGCAGATGCTACAGGTAAAATTGAAACTGTAAAAAGTATATTTTTGGAAAGTGGAGCTGCAGAACGCACTCAACAAGAAATAGCAATTTATACCGAAAAGGCTTTTGTGGTATTAACGAAATTAGAAATCTCTGAAGAGAAAAAATTACTTCTTAAGAAATTTGGAGAAAGTTTAATGCAACGAAAAGTATAATTAAAATAAACGCCTAAAGAGGGCCTTAATAAATGGCATAGGCGACAATGCACTGATAAATTTTATATCTTCGAAGAGGGTTGTGTCCTCATCTAGAAACTTGAAGATTAGTTGCGGATTTCTATTTTTAAAAAGGGCTTCAAATATAGATTGGCCTAGATCATTTCTGCGGTATAGAATATCTAGAAGCAAAAGGTCATAAAACCAAAATTTATCTCTTTTTCCAAAATTTTGAAGTGGCTTTTGATCTTTTAGATGTTGGATTAATTGTACCACTTTTTTCTGTGTGCTTTTGAAGGTGTAGCCTGTACTTGCTTTTGTCCAGCCTCCTGCAGTACCTATATAAAGTAAATTAGCTGTGTTTTTTTGCGTAAAACTATAGCATGTCATAGGGATGCTACCTCTTTCTTTTTCTATAATTTCATAATTGTCAATACCTAGCTTTTGGGTGATATACGCTTGAATAGCTTCTTCATATTCTTGTTCTTTAAGAAGATGTTCTGAAAACAAGGTATATTCTATCAAAGCTTCATTCTCTGTAGTAGGCAATACATACATAAATCGTGTATTCCCTTTTTGAGGAATAGAAAAATCCATGAATGTGGCTGTTTTAGCATCAAAAAGAGGTTGTTTTGTCTTGATAAACCAACCTATAAAATGCTGTTGTAAAACAGGGTATTTCTTTTGTTGTAAGGGATATTGAGGATCAAAAATACTATTAAAAATGGTCTTTCCTATAAAGGTTTTATTGGTTGTTTTTACCAAGTTTTCTTCTGGAGAATTGCTAACAGAAATAACTTCCTCGGTTATAAAAGTAATGTTGGAATATCCTTCTAGTTTTTTTAAAATAGAAGCATAAAAATCTATTCCTTTGATCATTTTATACTGATAAGGAGCTATGGCATATTTTTCATTGATCTCTTTGCCTGCAAAACGTATGGTATTCCATTTTTTGTGGAGTATGTCATCAAAAGCACCTTGCCCTTTTTCCCAAAAACACCAGGTTCTATCGTTATTTTGCTTCGCATTTTTATCGAGAAGTAAGATAGATTTTTTAGAAAAAAAAGAATCTTTACCCATGGCATCGGCTAATAATAAACCGGCAGCACCAGCGCCAATAATTATATAGTCAAAGGACTTCATTACTCTATCAGATATGGAATTTGATAACTTTTAATTATCGGAATGTTAACGGTTTTTTTTATTTTTTCAGTCTTTTCAACTAAGGCGATAATTTCAATGGCAATATGAATACCATATATATTGTCAGGATTTCTAATTCCTAAATAACTTTTGTCTTTTGAGCTAATTTTTACGATACCAGATTTGAAATTCTCACGAGTACCTTCTAAATTTGATTTAAAATCTTCTTTTTCTTTGAATAATTCTGCATCTTGATCAGAATTTAGCACGTAAATATCGCAAATATTTGCTCCTGGAGGCGGATTCAAATTGCTCACTGCGCCCTGTATTTCATCGTCCTCTTTTATGAATTTCGTGAGCTGAGATGCAAAATTAAAAGATGATAAGGTATTTTTAATATCATTTTCCTCTCTAGAGGCTGTAAATACATAATACCATTCTACCGTATTTTTAGGTAAACTTACTGGAACAATAATTCTGTTTTTACCTCCTTTTAGCAAGGCATTAGATGTACTGTTTAAATAAAATTTTTCATTCTGAATAGATCTGGATTCCAATATTTTTTTATCTACTAATTGCTCCGTAGGAAATCCGTACGTGGTATCTTTTTTAACTTTATACCCTATTTGAGGTTTCTTTTTTCTAGTGGAAGTCGTTTCATAATTTAACTGGTAATCGCTAGGTTTAGAATTCGTATTCTTTATGACTAGTTTGTAGATGCCATCATTAGAAATGGTAATAACTTTAGAAAATATTTTCTGCTCTTCTACTTTTACAAGTAGTTTATTTGGGTATTGATACAGAAGAAAATTGTTCTTTTTTGCTTTTTTACTTTTTGGAGTTATCGTTATTGAAATAACGTCATTTTCATAAGCAGGAATTAGAACCTCCTTTTCTTCATTGGATGCAATACTTAAAATTTCACTGTTAGACGTTTGTGCTTGGGTTGTAAAAACGATCAAAAAGATAATTAGGTAAAATGTAGGTTTCATTATCAGCTATTTTTTTCAAAGATACCAATTTAAACTATCTGTGATATATTAACAATGCGCTATGCATTTTAATCTATTCTATAACGTAGTCCAAAAAATCCTCTAATACCTTGATTGGGTCCATACACATAGCTTGGGTCAAAAGTCAATGCATATGGGTTGTCTGTTGTTGCTACGGCATTTCCGCTAGGGTCAAAAGTTACATTTTTATCAAAAGGATCATCTGCTCGCGCTATAATAAAAGGATTTCCTTTGTTAGGTGTCCAATTTAATAAATTTTTCACTCCACCATAGAATTCAAATTTATCAATTCCTTTATATGTAAGTTGTATGTTTTGTATGCTCCATGTTGGGGAGTATTCACTTCTAGGATCTAAATTGCCTAAAAGTGGTAAACGCATAGGCCCATAAATATTTCCAGTGTAATCAATACTTAAATCAATTTTGGCTATCTCGTAGGATATATTCCAAGTACCAGAGAATTTTTCAGTAAGTATCTGTGGTGTTTTAATTCCGTTTTCAGTAGCGGTCACCTCTTGTAATGTTGCGCCCAATAATACCTTTATCCCATTTGGGAAAACCATATCTACATTTCCGCTAATACCTTGAGCAACAGATTTTCCGTCTAGATTGTCATAGATAATTTGATTAGGGTTGGTATCATAATCAGGGATGATGGCATTGCTAAAGTTGGTATAAAATACAGATAAGTCTAAACCGACAAATAAACCACTACTGCTATATATTTTTTTTAAATAATTAAGGTTTACATTAAAAGATTTTTCAGGGTCTAGTTCTTCTGCAATGACAACATCTCTAGACCCTGTAAGTGCGGCATGTTCTTCTGTAAATATATTTACTACACGGAACCCTGTGCCGGCGTTTAAGCGCAAGATGTCATTATTTGTTATTTTCCAACGATACGCTGCTCTAGGAGTTAAAATAGAACCATGTCGCTCATCATAATCATAGCGTAACCCTAATAAAAGTGATTGTTTTTTCGAAAATGCAATTTCATTCTGGGCAAATACACTTGGTATTACTACTTCATCAGGATTGTTTTTATCTAGTTCGGAAGTGGCAGTAGTATTATCATCATAATAATTATAGCGTACCGAAGTACCTAGGAGAATATCGTGTTTGTTTTTAGTAAAGTCCCAAGTTAATTGAGAAAAACCAATACGTTGTTTGGCTAAATAAGCAACATCACCATAAACAGAATTTTGATCATGATCTGTATATGAAAATGAAAGCATCATCTTTTCCTTTATGGGTAATTGGTATTTTCCTAATAGCTCAAACCTACGGGTATAAATGCTTTCGCCGTATATTTCATCCCCGCCACGAAATTCAGGAGTCCATTGTAACTCTCCTCCCCATCTGTCTTCATAGAAAAATCTTCCTGCAAGTGATAAGACCCGATTTTCATCCCGTTGAAAATTCCACTTTTGGAATATGGAAATTCTATCTTGTAATGTCAGATCTGTAAAATTATCTCCATTATTATCAATCTTGGAGTTAAAATTAAAGTAGTTAATGCCCAGTAAAACGTTTGTTTTTTCGCCGATGTTAATTTTACCACCTGCATCTAAATTATATTCTCCCCAGCCTGTAGCAAAACCATCGATGGATAATTTTGGTGCCTGTAAAGTATTTTTAGTAATGATGTTTATAAGACCACCAACGGCTTCACTTCCGTATAAACTAGAAGCAGGACCTTTAACAATTTCTATCTGTTCAATAAGTGAATTTGGTATACCAGATAAACCATAAACCGTACTTAAACCACTAACAATAGGCATTCCGTCAATTAAAACTAAAGTATAAGGACCTTCGAGGCCGTTAATATGGATATCACCGGTGTTACATACATTACAATTTATTTGTGGCCGAACTCCGTTTACGTTTTGTAACGCTTCAAAAATGCTGGCGGTAGGGTTTTGTTTTAAAAAAGTAGGGCTGTATACTTCTACGGGAACAGGGCTATCAGATCTGCGCACTGCTTTTAAGGTTCCCGTAACTACCATTTCTTCTAATTGTTCTGATTGTGCACTAAGTTCAATTTTCACACTTGTGCTATTATTTTCTGTTACGGTGATTGTTTTATTTTTTGGTTGATATCCAATAGCTGAAATCTTTAGGGTGTAGGTGCCAGGCTTTAGGTTAAAAGTAAAATTTCCATTTTCGTCAGAGGAGGTTCCTTGAGTAGAACCAGCTATTAAAACATTCGCAAATGGAACGCTT encodes:
- a CDS encoding lycopene cyclase family protein, whose translation is MKSFDYIIIGAGAAGLLLADAMGKDSFFSKKSILLLDKNAKQNNDRTWCFWEKGQGAFDDILHKKWNTIRFAGKEINEKYAIAPYQYKMIKGIDFYASILKKLEGYSNITFITEEVISVSNSPEENLVKTTNKTFIGKTIFNSIFDPQYPLQQKKYPVLQQHFIGWFIKTKQPLFDAKTATFMDFSIPQKGNTRFMYVLPTTENEALIEYTLFSEHLLKEQEYEEAIQAYITQKLGIDNYEIIEKERGSIPMTCYSFTQKNTANLLYIGTAGGWTKASTGYTFKSTQKKVVQLIQHLKDQKPLQNFGKRDKFWFYDLLLLDILYRRNDLGQSIFEALFKNRNPQLIFKFLDEDTTLFEDIKFISALSPMPFIKALFRRLF
- a CDS encoding TonB-dependent receptor; translation: MTLLKNILIVLCFVTSSAAISQESKISGIVLDKNTSVPFANVLIAGSTQGTSSDENGNFTFNLKPGTYTLKISAIGYQPKNKTITVTENNSTSVKIELSAQSEQLEEMVVTGTLKAVRRSDSPVPVEVYSPTFLKQNPTASIFEALQNVNGVRPQINCNVCNTGDIHINGLEGPYTLVLIDGMPIVSGLSTVYGLSGIPNSLIEQIEIVKGPASSLYGSEAVGGLINIITKNTLQAPKLSIDGFATGWGEYNLDAGGKINIGEKTNVLLGINYFNFNSKIDNNGDNFTDLTLQDRISIFQKWNFQRDENRVLSLAGRFFYEDRWGGELQWTPEFRGGDEIYGESIYTRRFELLGKYQLPIKEKMMLSFSYTDHDQNSVYGDVAYLAKQRIGFSQLTWDFTKNKHDILLGTSVRYNYYDDNTTATSELDKNNPDEVVIPSVFAQNEIAFSKKQSLLLGLRYDYDERHGSILTPRAAYRWKITNNDILRLNAGTGFRVVNIFTEEHAALTGSRDVVIAEELDPEKSFNVNLNYLKKIYSSSGLFVGLDLSVFYTNFSNAIIPDYDTNPNQIIYDNLDGKSVAQGISGNVDMVFPNGIKVLLGATLQEVTATENGIKTPQILTEKFSGTWNISYEIAKIDLSIDYTGNIYGPMRLPLLGNLDPRSEYSPTWSIQNIQLTYKGIDKFEFYGGVKNLLNWTPNKGNPFIIARADDPFDKNVTFDPSGNAVATTDNPYALTFDPSYVYGPNQGIRGFFGLRYRID